The following coding sequences lie in one Cytobacillus sp. IB215665 genomic window:
- a CDS encoding glycosyl hydrolase family 18 protein yields the protein MKKIGLMLLVSVFLLTGVVQAEGRFNMSYLYGGSNDSYLESIENTNELLDVVSPNYFNLTEDGDLALENIDPNFVNEIHDQNLKIVPFLSNHWDFTQGENALKNREKLSTDIAKAIETYNLDGINIDIEGLNETVRDMMTDFVRLLRSKLPSDKEIAVAVASNPNGSTVGWAGQYDYEKLANYADYLMIMTYDQSYRGSNPGPVASISFVEKSIESAFNFNVPANKIVLGLPFYGRIWKLEDLDDEEKAKSDKIIGDGVSLTKANKLFETYDVTLSYSDEYETPKATFEIKEGDPEFQLASWKDPLERGKYELWFENEQSYNEKLKLVDKYNLKGTGSWSLGQEDPSFWTYYADWHQGNETNDNPQKETVYFSDVQADFWALADIIFVKEKGWMNGKSSSIFAPNDHLTRAQAAAILVRALYLQPTKEVSQTFNDVSTEHWAYTDIGIIAQHNIFKGSNGNFNPNDDITREQFATVLYRILGNGDVSEVPQNPFSDVDSSRWSHDAIAIMKERDIFQGREDGSFDPLGKTTRAHTAALLHRIANLIEK from the coding sequence ATGAAGAAAATAGGCTTAATGCTGCTTGTATCTGTTTTTTTACTTACTGGTGTTGTACAAGCTGAAGGGCGATTTAATATGTCATATTTGTATGGTGGTTCAAACGATAGTTATCTAGAATCAATAGAGAATACAAATGAGCTGTTAGATGTCGTCAGCCCTAACTACTTTAACTTAACAGAAGATGGTGATCTAGCACTAGAAAACATTGATCCAAACTTTGTTAACGAGATTCATGATCAGAATTTAAAAATTGTTCCTTTTTTAAGTAATCATTGGGATTTTACTCAAGGTGAAAATGCTTTAAAGAATCGGGAAAAATTATCTACTGACATTGCTAAAGCAATTGAAACTTATAATCTGGATGGAATTAATATTGATATTGAAGGTCTAAATGAGACTGTTAGAGATATGATGACAGATTTTGTAAGACTCTTACGTTCAAAGCTTCCATCAGATAAGGAAATTGCAGTAGCTGTAGCATCTAACCCAAATGGATCAACTGTTGGTTGGGCAGGACAATATGATTATGAAAAACTAGCAAACTATGCAGATTATTTAATGATCATGACCTACGATCAATCATATCGGGGAAGTAATCCGGGTCCTGTTGCAAGCATTTCGTTTGTGGAAAAGTCAATCGAATCTGCATTTAATTTCAACGTTCCAGCAAATAAAATCGTGTTAGGTCTACCATTTTACGGACGTATTTGGAAATTAGAAGATTTGGATGATGAAGAAAAGGCTAAAAGTGATAAAATCATCGGAGATGGGGTATCACTCACTAAAGCGAACAAATTATTTGAAACATATGATGTAACGCTAAGTTATTCAGATGAATATGAAACTCCTAAAGCTACCTTTGAAATAAAAGAAGGAGACCCTGAATTTCAATTAGCCTCTTGGAAAGACCCTCTTGAGCGAGGCAAATATGAATTATGGTTCGAAAACGAACAATCATATAATGAGAAACTAAAGCTTGTAGATAAGTATAACTTGAAGGGGACAGGGAGCTGGAGTCTTGGACAGGAAGATCCGTCATTTTGGACTTATTATGCCGATTGGCATCAAGGCAATGAGACAAACGACAATCCGCAAAAAGAAACCGTCTATTTTTCAGATGTACAAGCCGACTTTTGGGCGCTAGCTGATATCATCTTTGTGAAAGAAAAAGGTTGGATGAATGGGAAATCATCATCAATATTCGCACCTAATGACCATCTAACTAGGGCACAAGCTGCTGCTATTTTAGTAAGAGCATTGTATTTACAGCCAACAAAAGAAGTTAGTCAAACATTCAATGATGTTTCTACTGAGCACTGGGCTTATACTGACATTGGAATTATTGCCCAACATAATATATTTAAAGGCAGTAATGGCAATTTCAATCCAAATGACGACATAACTAGGGAGCAATTTGCTACAGTACTGTATCGAATACTTGGTAACGGGGATGTCTCAGAAGTACCACAAAATCCTTTTTCAGACGTTGATTCATCAAGGTGGTCGCATGATGCAATAGCGATTATGAAAGAAAGAGACATTTTTCAAGGTCGTGAAGACGGCTCGTTCGATCCGTTAGGCAAAACGACTAGAGCACACACTGCTGCTTTGTTACATCGAATTGCAAATTTAATTGAAAAATAA
- a CDS encoding TetR/AcrR family transcriptional regulator encodes MGRKKRIEKKDLFESTRKLLIEKGYEGFHFKALAEQLSVGRSTIYEYYANKDELIFHYIKHVSDKIYGECKKVLEHTDSLVQLQELLTIFLKHGETIHDMIQVYKHMKASSNHHDEKMDVLEKENERFFEILVNVIKCGQREFVIRNDLQAHSIASVFFSSILIPNTLNMDIDQWSETLFTLFFDGIKAK; translated from the coding sequence ATGGGAAGAAAGAAAAGAATAGAAAAAAAAGACCTTTTTGAATCAACTCGTAAATTACTTATTGAAAAAGGGTACGAAGGTTTTCATTTTAAAGCACTTGCTGAACAACTTAGTGTAGGTAGAAGTACCATTTATGAATACTATGCTAATAAAGATGAGCTCATCTTTCATTACATAAAGCACGTTTCAGATAAAATTTATGGTGAATGTAAAAAGGTGTTAGAGCATACTGATTCTTTAGTGCAGCTTCAAGAATTGCTTACTATTTTTCTTAAGCACGGGGAAACAATACACGATATGATCCAAGTATATAAACATATGAAGGCGTCATCAAATCATCATGATGAAAAAATGGATGTACTTGAAAAAGAAAATGAGCGTTTCTTTGAAATATTAGTTAATGTGATAAAATGTGGGCAACGAGAGTTTGTTATCCGCAATGATTTGCAAGCGCATAGCATAGCCAGTGTCTTTTTTAGTTCTATTTTGATCCCAAATACTTTAAATATGGATATTGACCAATGGAGTGAAACATTATTTACTTTATTTTTTGATGGCATTAAGGCCAAATAG
- a CDS encoding VOC family protein: MKIIPYLYFAGNCEQALNYYKDVFEGEIISLQRFHEAPDMPVNEENKNKVLHARFQMGEQTVYFSDGLDTQSIEKGNQVTLTIEFSKVDQIETVYSKLAERGEIIMPLQDTFWGAKYGKVVDTFGVCWDLNCQLS; encoded by the coding sequence ATGAAGATAATACCATATTTATATTTTGCAGGGAATTGTGAACAAGCTTTAAATTATTATAAAGATGTATTTGAAGGTGAAATTATATCTTTGCAACGATTTCATGAAGCACCTGATATGCCAGTTAACGAAGAAAACAAAAATAAGGTGTTGCATGCACGTTTCCAGATGGGAGAGCAAACAGTTTATTTTTCAGATGGTCTAGATACCCAATCTATCGAGAAAGGTAACCAAGTGACATTAACGATCGAGTTTTCAAAAGTTGATCAAATTGAAACTGTATATAGTAAATTAGCAGAACGAGGAGAAATAATTATGCCTCTGCAAGACACTTTTTGGGGAGCAAAGTATGGTAAAGTGGTAGATACGTTTGGTGTTTGTTGGGATTTAAATTGTCAATTATCATAA
- a CDS encoding RidA family protein: MSERKKVLTGSPWESTVGYSRGIRVGDRIEIAGTTSMKNGLVVGEDDAYQQTVCILKIIEETLQNLGSTINDVVRTRMFVTDISKWEEIGKAHGEIFKDIQPVATMVEVNALIDPRLLVEIEAEAIVRNE; this comes from the coding sequence ATGAGTGAGAGAAAAAAGGTCTTGACTGGGTCACCCTGGGAATCAACTGTGGGTTATTCAAGAGGCATTCGTGTAGGCGATCGAATAGAAATAGCAGGAACGACTTCTATGAAAAATGGTCTAGTTGTTGGTGAGGATGACGCATATCAACAAACTGTCTGTATTTTGAAAATAATAGAAGAGACACTCCAAAACCTTGGTTCAACAATAAACGATGTTGTTAGAACTAGAATGTTTGTAACTGATATATCAAAATGGGAAGAAATAGGAAAAGCTCATGGCGAGATTTTCAAAGATATACAACCTGTTGCTACGATGGTAGAGGTCAACGCACTTATAGATCCAAGATTATTAGTTGAGATAGAAGCTGAAGCGATCGTACGTAATGAATAA
- a CDS encoding S16 family serine protease: protein MIEFFEALPLFLYLFGAYLLLSGIKSIFEERTYKKFNIITRILLGYLVLYWSFSSPFYYYIYTEGHATSLESKISEEYRMKDSHFSKLTIFTYPGVKQKDLTIIKQITKETNTDINIILPLTKSIVSSSIDKSKESKLNGYKEGMIFASSFLKREIPEDMIIITDGETGGSDGMIMTLELIHQLGDKDLIKGRKIAGTGTVNSKGEVGSIDGLEIKIEAAEKSGYDFCIIPKSLENKGKNIVEENYYNIQLIPVETIEEAYNYLTSK, encoded by the coding sequence TTGATAGAGTTTTTTGAAGCATTACCTTTATTTTTATATTTGTTTGGAGCTTATTTGCTTTTAAGTGGAATTAAAAGCATTTTTGAAGAGAGAACATACAAGAAATTTAACATAATAACGAGGATTTTGTTAGGGTATCTAGTGCTATATTGGTCGTTTTCTTCACCTTTTTACTATTACATATATACTGAAGGGCATGCAACTAGCCTAGAAAGTAAAATAAGCGAAGAATATAGAATGAAAGACTCTCATTTTAGTAAACTAACTATTTTTACATATCCAGGAGTAAAGCAGAAAGATTTGACAATAATTAAACAAATTACAAAGGAAACTAATACAGATATTAACATAATATTACCTCTTACAAAGTCCATTGTTTCATCTTCAATTGACAAAAGTAAAGAAAGCAAATTAAATGGATATAAAGAGGGAATGATCTTCGCAAGCTCTTTCTTAAAACGTGAAATCCCTGAAGATATGATAATAATTACAGATGGTGAAACTGGTGGTTCTGACGGCATGATTATGACTCTTGAATTGATTCATCAACTTGGAGATAAAGACTTAATCAAAGGGCGAAAAATCGCAGGGACCGGAACTGTAAATAGCAAAGGTGAAGTAGGTAGTATTGATGGGTTAGAAATTAAAATAGAGGCAGCAGAAAAATCTGGTTATGATTTTTGTATAATTCCAAAATCATTGGAGAATAAAGGAAAGAATATAGTTGAAGAAAATTATTACAACATCCAATTAATCCCAGTTGAAACGATTGAAGAGGCATATAATTATTTAACGAGTAAATAA
- a CDS encoding MarR family transcriptional regulator: MNQEKLKKTIERFEIASFTVSKKIGAEIKEQIQHVITSDQHLILRYIHKFGPCISTELSEIFNVQKSAITAIINRLVEKGYIKRSRDDHDRRVIYLSTTEEGEKIYQWTEGQVNNIVGAYLSNFDDEEIHSFLNTYEKLMYLVNK; the protein is encoded by the coding sequence ATGAACCAAGAAAAGTTAAAGAAAACGATAGAACGATTTGAAATCGCATCATTTACCGTGTCGAAAAAGATTGGTGCTGAAATCAAGGAGCAAATTCAACATGTTATTACGAGTGATCAACATTTAATTCTTCGTTACATTCATAAGTTTGGACCTTGTATCTCTACAGAATTATCTGAAATTTTCAACGTTCAAAAAAGTGCTATAACAGCTATAATCAATCGACTAGTTGAAAAGGGGTATATTAAAAGGTCACGGGATGATCATGACCGTCGTGTCATATATTTGTCTACGACTGAGGAAGGAGAGAAGATTTATCAATGGACAGAAGGGCAAGTGAATAATATAGTTGGTGCTTATTTAAGTAATTTTGATGATGAAGAAATTCATTCCTTTTTAAATACTTATGAAAAATTAATGTATTTAGTAAATAAATAA
- a CDS encoding right-handed parallel beta-helix repeat-containing protein, translating into MNTLIVPTDFSTIQEAVNAANQGDVIEVLAAGGPYVGATISTNNLSLKGKGNPVIEGSVNGFLLNTVSDVLIEGFTVQNSVHGINLMSSNTNTIIKNTIQYNSVSGVSLLASDFNTIGKNIIENNNVDGINLAFSNNNIIEKNTVQNNSVQGIWLSSSNNNILEKNIAQKNSIHGITLASSNNNTLEKNTSQSNSVSGVTIASSTNNVLEKNIIENNSLNGITLMTSNNNTLEKNTVQNNFLNGINVLVGNNNTLEKNTVQNNGSDGVGLERSDYNMLEKNTVQNNVFDGIELEGSDYNTLEKNTVQNNIFDGIQLAGSSNNVLEKNTVQNNVFDGIELEGSDYNALEKNTVQNNGFDGIELVGSDNNMLEKNTAQNNGFDGIEIEVSHDNTLINNTIQNNEFDGIELEVSHDNALEKNTVQNNGSDGIELEVSDNNTLESNTILKNKVNGIEVASSSEQNIVIKNTTLDNENIDLVVDPNTNTIANNVCNTSDPAGQCMGDC; encoded by the coding sequence ATGAACACACTTATCGTTCCAACAGATTTTAGTACTATTCAAGAAGCGGTTAACGCAGCAAATCAAGGCGATGTCATCGAGGTACTTGCAGCTGGTGGCCCCTACGTTGGCGCGACAATCTCAACGAATAATCTTTCCCTCAAAGGTAAAGGTAATCCAGTAATAGAAGGTTCCGTTAATGGGTTTCTTCTTAACACCGTTTCGGATGTCTTAATTGAGGGTTTTACTGTCCAAAATAGTGTTCATGGTATAAATTTAATGTCAAGCAACACTAATACTATTATAAAAAATACTATTCAATATAATAGTGTTAGTGGTGTAAGTTTATTGGCTAGTGACTTCAATACTATTGGAAAAAATATTATTGAAAATAATAATGTAGATGGAATAAATTTAGCGTTTAGTAACAACAACATTATTGAAAAGAATACCGTTCAAAATAATAGTGTTCAAGGTATATGGTTATCTTCTAGTAACAATAACATCCTTGAAAAAAATATTGCTCAAAAAAATAGTATTCACGGTATAACTTTAGCATCCAGTAATAATAACACGCTTGAAAAAAATACCTCACAAAGTAATAGTGTTAGTGGTGTAACTATAGCTTCTAGTACCAACAACGTGCTTGAAAAAAATATTATTGAAAATAATAGTCTTAATGGCATAACTTTAATGACTAGTAACAACAATACGCTTGAGAAAAATACCGTTCAGAATAATTTTCTTAATGGCATAAATGTATTGGTAGGTAACAACAATACACTTGAAAAGAATACCGTTCAAAATAATGGTTCTGACGGGGTTGGGTTAGAACGTTCTGACTACAATATGCTTGAAAAGAATACCGTTCAAAACAATGTTTTTGACGGTATAGAATTAGAAGGTTCTGACTACAATACGCTTGAAAAAAACACCGTTCAAAATAATATTTTTGACGGAATACAATTAGCAGGCTCTAGTAACAATGTGCTTGAGAAAAATACGGTTCAAAATAATGTTTTTGATGGTATAGAATTAGAAGGTTCTGACTACAATGCACTTGAAAAAAATACGGTTCAAAATAATGGCTTTGATGGGATAGAACTAGTAGGTTCTGACAACAATATGCTTGAAAAAAATACCGCTCAAAATAATGGCTTTGACGGGATTGAAATAGAAGTTTCTCATGACAATACGCTAATAAATAATACAATTCAAAATAATGAGTTTGATGGGATAGAGTTAGAAGTTTCTCACGACAATGCGCTTGAAAAAAATACCGTTCAAAATAATGGCTCTGATGGTATAGAATTAGAAGTTTCGGACAATAACACACTTGAATCAAATACGATTTTAAAAAATAAGGTTAACGGAATTGAAGTAGCGTCATCTAGTGAACAAAATATCGTGATCAAGAATACTACCCTCGATAATGAAAATATAGACCTTGTCGTTGATCCAAATACGAACACTATCGCGAACAATGTTTGTAATACGAGTGATCCCGCTGGACAATGTATGGGTGACTGTTAA
- a CDS encoding efflux RND transporter permease subunit translates to MTFLTKFSLKNAVAVFIISFLLLFAGAYSFTTLKLDLLPDIEFPQISVEVIYPGASPEDMDELVTSKLEDKFKTIEGVKRVQSSSFESVAILNLEFPFNAEMDDIEAQVNNYMKETILPEEAITSVNRFSFGSLPIYNISLFAKNDNDLQELLEAEVLPELNKIQGISSVSVGGIQEELVQITVDREEAQRAGLSLAQIKEQINGKYLSFPAGNIKSDDIQIPIRIQEGLQSVQDLENLIVSSPFAQDGKPLYLKDIATIDSVIEQPELTRYNLNDSLSLAVIKKQDANTVEVAENVLTVLDKYSNKLDYAIGLDSAEGIEKSVETLVREGLLGALFASVAVLLFLRNVRATIIAIISIPLSLLVSSIFLAQMDITLNVMTLGGMAVAVGRVVDDSIVVIENIFRRVRKSKASITNDIIQDSTKEILKAITSSTLTTVVVFLPLGFVGGITGEFFLPFALTIVFSLLTSLLVAITIVPILAKFSFKKIPEEEKEGVLQRFYGQTISWSLNHKALVLVVSLLLLVGSGFLVQSLGFTFIPNEEEKTLVASIELPSSTSLDKANDVSLQIEKMYTEQSEINEVTAGVGSRDFRTGLKKQNQASYFLTLNEDVNTASLVKKLEGKMEQIVDNNAPGTKIGIQELETGGPPTNNNVNIDLYSNNLEKLQEASKLVEDYLLNHPSLKYVTNNFEDKQKQVVVNIYSDKAQQYDVSGFQILGTVVDQTKPVSLGNLAFDEKDHRVQLSYNDDITSLEQLKNTQIFTAQGPIAIKELAEVKEIETFTSIQKLDGKVFARISAQIDSENIQQVTQEVITGVERDIVLPKGVSFEGGGGSDETVETFQQLGIAMIFAIGLVYITMLITFGKARIPFIILSSLIFVPIGSFVGLSIAREPLSVSVMIGFLMLIGIVTTNAIVLVDRIGQNREEKGFTIRQSIVEAGKTRLRPILMTAFATIAALLPLAFTTSSGTLISKGLAITVIGGLTSSTLLTLIIIPVVYELFFISQVKKER, encoded by the coding sequence ATGACTTTTTTAACAAAATTCAGCTTGAAAAATGCCGTTGCCGTTTTTATTATATCTTTTCTTTTATTATTTGCAGGTGCATATTCTTTTACTACGTTAAAGCTTGATTTGTTACCGGATATTGAATTTCCACAAATATCTGTTGAAGTAATATATCCTGGTGCTTCTCCTGAGGATATGGATGAGTTAGTGACAAGTAAACTGGAAGATAAATTTAAAACAATCGAAGGTGTGAAAAGGGTCCAAAGCTCGTCATTTGAAAGTGTAGCCATTTTAAATTTAGAATTTCCATTTAATGCAGAGATGGACGATATTGAAGCACAAGTTAATAACTATATGAAGGAAACTATACTTCCCGAAGAAGCCATTACGAGTGTGAACCGCTTTTCATTTGGTTCATTACCTATTTATAACATTTCACTATTTGCTAAAAACGATAATGACTTACAGGAATTGTTAGAGGCAGAAGTTTTACCAGAACTTAATAAAATTCAAGGCATAAGTAGTGTTAGCGTTGGCGGTATACAAGAAGAACTTGTACAAATTACTGTCGACAGAGAAGAAGCTCAGCGTGCGGGTTTAAGCCTTGCACAAATAAAGGAACAAATAAACGGAAAATACTTGTCGTTTCCGGCTGGTAATATTAAGTCAGATGATATACAGATCCCCATACGTATTCAAGAGGGCTTACAATCAGTTCAAGATTTAGAGAATCTTATTGTTTCATCGCCATTCGCACAAGACGGTAAGCCTCTCTATTTGAAAGATATAGCGACAATTGATTCGGTTATAGAACAACCAGAATTAACAAGGTATAACTTAAATGATTCACTGTCGTTAGCGGTTATTAAAAAACAAGATGCAAATACTGTTGAAGTGGCCGAAAATGTGCTAACCGTGTTGGATAAATATTCAAATAAACTAGATTATGCGATAGGCTTAGACTCTGCTGAAGGAATTGAAAAATCAGTTGAAACGTTAGTAAGAGAAGGTTTATTAGGAGCGCTGTTTGCATCAGTAGCAGTATTGCTGTTTCTGCGAAATGTAAGAGCAACAATTATTGCCATTATTTCCATACCTTTATCTTTACTTGTGTCTTCAATATTTCTAGCTCAAATGGATATTACGTTAAATGTCATGACGCTTGGAGGAATGGCGGTAGCAGTAGGAAGAGTGGTAGATGATAGTATCGTAGTCATAGAAAATATCTTTAGAAGAGTAAGGAAGTCAAAGGCGAGTATAACAAACGACATTATTCAAGATTCAACGAAAGAAATATTAAAAGCTATCACATCTTCTACATTAACAACTGTAGTAGTGTTTTTACCTCTCGGCTTTGTCGGAGGGATAACAGGAGAATTTTTTCTACCGTTTGCTTTAACAATTGTGTTTTCATTATTAACATCGTTGCTTGTAGCTATTACTATTGTACCTATATTAGCAAAATTTTCTTTCAAAAAAATACCCGAAGAAGAAAAAGAGGGTGTTTTACAGAGGTTTTATGGTCAAACAATCTCTTGGTCATTGAATCATAAAGCGCTTGTGTTAGTAGTTTCGCTCCTCTTACTCGTTGGTTCGGGATTCTTAGTTCAATCTTTAGGATTTACATTTATCCCTAATGAAGAAGAAAAGACACTAGTTGCGAGTATTGAGCTCCCATCCTCTACATCATTAGATAAAGCAAATGATGTATCTTTGCAAATTGAAAAAATGTATACAGAGCAATCAGAAATCAATGAGGTTACAGCAGGTGTAGGTAGCCGCGATTTTCGTACCGGATTAAAAAAACAAAATCAGGCTAGTTATTTTCTTACGTTAAATGAAGATGTAAACACTGCTTCATTAGTGAAAAAATTAGAAGGGAAAATGGAACAAATCGTTGACAATAATGCACCTGGAACAAAGATTGGCATTCAAGAGCTTGAAACAGGAGGACCACCTACGAATAATAATGTCAATATCGACTTGTATTCTAACAACTTAGAAAAACTGCAAGAAGCATCTAAATTAGTGGAAGACTATTTGCTAAACCACCCCTCATTGAAATATGTAACGAATAACTTTGAAGATAAGCAAAAGCAAGTTGTTGTGAATATATATTCGGATAAAGCACAACAATACGATGTATCAGGTTTTCAAATTCTAGGGACGGTTGTTGATCAAACAAAGCCAGTTTCCCTCGGTAATCTCGCATTTGACGAGAAAGATCATCGTGTTCAGTTATCATATAACGATGACATCACCTCGCTCGAGCAATTAAAGAATACACAAATCTTTACTGCGCAAGGACCTATTGCTATAAAAGAGCTTGCAGAGGTTAAAGAAATTGAAACGTTTACGTCGATTCAAAAATTAGATGGAAAAGTATTTGCACGTATCTCAGCTCAAATTGATTCAGAAAATATTCAACAGGTTACACAGGAGGTTATCACGGGAGTTGAAAGAGATATAGTTCTTCCCAAAGGTGTGTCTTTTGAAGGCGGCGGAGGTAGTGATGAGACTGTTGAGACATTCCAACAACTAGGGATAGCTATGATTTTTGCGATTGGACTCGTTTACATCACCATGTTGATCACTTTCGGCAAAGCTCGAATTCCATTTATTATCCTATCTTCACTCATATTTGTACCGATAGGATCATTTGTTGGATTGTCAATTGCACGTGAACCACTATCAGTAAGTGTAATGATTGGATTTTTAATGTTAATCGGTATCGTCACGACAAATGCGATTGTACTTGTTGACAGAATTGGCCAAAACCGTGAAGAAAAAGGGTTTACTATACGACAGTCGATTGTTGAAGCAGGTAAAACAAGGCTACGCCCGATATTAATGACCGCATTCGCGACGATCGCTGCCCTGTTGCCTTTAGCATTTACAACATCATCTGGGACACTAATTTCTAAGGGCTTGGCAATTACAGTAATTGGGGGACTTACTTCGTCTACGCTGTTAACATTAATCATTATTCCTGTAGTTTATGAACTCTTTTTTATCAGCCAAGTGAAAAAGGAAAGATAA
- a CDS encoding GNAT family N-acetyltransferase yields the protein MIISKQEFCEKGLHYTIRSADVQDAQELSELRLQIDGETENLDREKGEAFIDSSGFEEIIKTDSEKERNLFLVAETRNQIVGFARCEGVDLRRFAHKVEFGVGVLKGFWGHSIGKNLLNVSIKWADANSIKKMTLNVLEYNEKAVKLYKKLGFVVEGVLINDKMLSDGKYYNTIVMGRFKI from the coding sequence ATGATTATTAGTAAACAAGAATTTTGTGAAAAGGGTTTACACTATACGATTAGATCAGCAGACGTTCAAGATGCACAAGAGTTGTCCGAATTAAGACTACAGATTGATGGAGAAACAGAGAACTTGGATAGGGAAAAAGGTGAGGCATTTATTGATTCATCAGGATTTGAAGAGATCATAAAGACTGATAGTGAAAAAGAAAGAAATTTATTTTTAGTTGCTGAAACTCGTAATCAGATTGTAGGATTTGCAAGATGTGAAGGTGTTGATTTAAGAAGGTTCGCTCATAAAGTAGAGTTCGGTGTAGGTGTATTAAAAGGTTTCTGGGGACATAGTATAGGAAAAAATCTATTAAATGTATCAATTAAGTGGGCTGATGCAAATAGCATTAAAAAAATGACATTGAATGTCTTAGAATATAACGAGAAAGCAGTTAAGCTATATAAAAAACTCGGTTTTGTAGTTGAGGGAGTATTAATAAATGATAAAATGCTATCAGATGGTAAGTACTACAATACTATTGTTATGGGAAGGTTTAAAATTTGA
- a CDS encoding VOC family protein, translating to MHVQGFNHVTINISNLTDSLKFYVEVLRMELVHKGKKDAYLEWGSAWICLQEREQYPNKLVEQLSVDHVAFSISEDHFDAAVNILNDNEVIIVRGPIKRGTGWAINFLDPDGTQLELHTSTLADRMKVWK from the coding sequence ATGCACGTGCAAGGCTTTAATCATGTAACAATAAACATTAGTAATCTCACTGACTCTCTTAAGTTTTATGTTGAAGTTTTAAGAATGGAACTAGTTCACAAAGGGAAGAAAGATGCCTACTTAGAATGGGGAAGTGCTTGGATATGCTTACAGGAACGAGAGCAATACCCTAACAAACTAGTTGAACAACTGAGTGTAGATCATGTTGCATTTTCTATTTCAGAGGATCATTTTGATGCTGCCGTTAACATATTGAATGATAACGAAGTAATAATAGTGAGAGGCCCAATAAAAAGAGGAACTGGGTGGGCGATTAACTTTCTTGACCCTGATGGAACACAGCTAGAACTACATACTTCGACATTAGCTGATAGAATGAAAGTGTGGAAATAA